From one Anaerococcus prevotii DSM 20548 genomic stretch:
- the nrdR gene encoding transcriptional regulator NrdR — MRCPYCDSTNTRVLDSRSTEDDRAIRRRRLCEDCDRRFSTYERYEDSTIMVVKKDDTREAYDPTKLIAGIVKSCQKRPVTMADIEKVARNVETRINHTGNKEISSTYIGELVMAELKELDPVAYVRFASVYREFKDVDSFYEEIKSLKDKKDASS, encoded by the coding sequence ATGAGATGTCCCTACTGCGATTCAACCAATACCAGGGTTTTGGATTCAAGATCAACAGAAGATGATAGGGCTATAAGACGAAGACGCTTGTGCGAAGATTGTGATCGTAGGTTTTCTACTTACGAAAGATATGAAGACTCTACTATCATGGTAGTCAAAAAGGACGATACGAGAGAAGCCTATGACCCAACTAAATTGATAGCAGGCATTGTAAAAAGCTGCCAGAAGAGACCAGTAACAATGGCTGATATCGAAAAAGTTGCTAGAAATGTTGAAACTAGGATAAATCATACGGGAAACAAAGAAATAAGTTCAACCTATATAGGGGAGCTGGTGATGGCAGAACTAAAGGAGCTTGACCCAGTTGCCTACGTGAGGTTTGCATCGGTTTATAGAGAATTTAAGGATGTCGATTCCTTTTATGAAGAAATAAAAAGTTTAAAAGATAAGAAAGATGCTTCTTCCTAG
- a CDS encoding TVP38/TMEM64 family protein: MKAIIKKNIFNIISVLMLVIFTILGYLGYRAGLFNSLDSFRTYILSKGKLAPLFFMLIQVVQIVLPVIPGGLTTVFGVIIFGAFWGFIYNYISICIGSILVFFISRNFGKSIVIRIFGKDTFEKYHHKINDKSYEKFFALAILFPVAPDDFLCYLSGLTDMSFKKFASIIFLFKGPSIFLYSMAWVMGLDFIFERYL, translated from the coding sequence ATGAAAGCTATAATAAAGAAAAACATTTTCAATATAATATCAGTCCTTATGCTTGTAATATTTACAATCTTGGGATATTTAGGCTATAGGGCCGGACTATTTAATTCTCTAGATAGCTTTAGGACCTATATCCTATCTAAGGGTAAGCTAGCCCCTCTTTTCTTTATGCTTATCCAAGTAGTTCAGATAGTTCTTCCGGTAATTCCAGGCGGACTCACTACGGTATTTGGAGTTATTATTTTTGGAGCCTTCTGGGGCTTTATCTATAACTACATCTCTATCTGTATTGGATCAATCCTAGTGTTTTTTATCTCTAGAAACTTCGGCAAGTCTATTGTGATAAGAATTTTCGGTAAGGACACTTTTGAGAAATACCATCACAAGATTAACGACAAGTCCTATGAGAAGTTCTTTGCCCTTGCGATTTTATTTCCAGTAGCCCCTGACGATTTCCTTTGTTACTTGTCAGGACTTACTGATATGAGCTTTAAGAAATTCGCAAGTATAATATTTCTCTTCAAGGGTCCATCCATATTTCTCTACTCCATGGCTTGGGTAATGGGACTTGACTTTATATTCGAAAGATACTTATAG
- a CDS encoding transposase produces the protein MPKYTKEFKIKLVLEHLSGGSGGYRSVAKKYDISDGTLRNWINRLENHRTYYFNYLCGRYLPRHFLKIGHLLMKSTSRLSPLPPKVFSNLPNTQSPMSFFRN, from the coding sequence ATGCCAAAATACACAAAAGAATTTAAAATAAAATTAGTACTAGAACACTTATCAGGTGGATCTGGTGGTTATCGAAGTGTCGCTAAGAAATATGATATTTCAGATGGAACTTTGAGAAATTGGATAAATAGATTAGAAAATCATCGGACTTATTATTTTAATTATCTATGCGGAAGATATCTTCCCAGACACTTTCTAAAGATAGGTCATCTTTTGATGAAAAGTACTTCTAGATTGTCTCCATTGCCACCCAAAGTTTTTAGCAATCTTCCTAATACTCAGAGTCCTATGTCCTTCTTTAGAAACTAA
- a CDS encoding ABC transporter ATP-binding protein, whose product MKNIRKLFKEIDKVHPGFSVRVIITNLILGFLPLINIFAPKLIIDELMGQKRFSYCLGLGALVLILSFIKEVTYRGLNNYLTLTFEDMSDKLTFKIAQKSLRLPIEKSDSKEIQDMMEQAHYAVWEMYTLYDIIVLVISAVITGILSLGILVRLNPAILILLLLLILINKKLVKLIKENELKYQENNISDLRSYRFFSNFAADLRYFKDIGIYDGQDLVLEKADYYQKEMIKSSTDYFNKNGIYTGIMNVSANGSIILTLIYLTYKLIDKTISLANFTMYFNSLIQVINATNLIQQNYAKVISVNAQLKVFFDFLEMEEGLLDKGHIDHIDTSEVRIRFDNVSFKYPASEDYVLKDATFEIKNGETVALVGKNGAGKSTIVKLLCKFYEPSEGNIYLNDINIKDINTKEYYKILSPTFQDFRLFPFRISENITGMLKDEIEDKDYEKMDKSFDLLKLASWIDKLVDKEDTFLTYLFSDESVEPSGGIGQKLALARSMYHEGKFFIMDEPTSALDPRSEEEIFENMLKISKGQTSLFISHRLSSTKYADKIIVCDKGCISEEGSHEELMKKDGLYKEMFTSQADLYL is encoded by the coding sequence ATGAAAAATATACGAAAGCTATTTAAAGAAATAGACAAAGTTCATCCAGGTTTTAGCGTTAGAGTTATAATTACAAACCTAATTCTTGGATTCTTACCTCTTATAAATATTTTCGCTCCAAAGCTAATCATAGATGAGCTTATGGGACAAAAAAGATTTTCCTATTGCCTAGGCCTTGGTGCCTTGGTTTTGATTCTAAGTTTTATCAAAGAAGTTACCTACAGGGGATTAAATAATTATCTGACCCTGACCTTTGAAGATATGTCAGATAAACTAACTTTTAAGATTGCGCAAAAATCCCTAAGGCTTCCCATAGAAAAATCTGATTCCAAGGAAATCCAGGACATGATGGAACAAGCCCACTATGCCGTTTGGGAGATGTACACCCTCTATGACATAATAGTTTTGGTAATATCAGCTGTGATTACAGGAATTTTATCTTTGGGAATACTTGTAAGGCTAAATCCTGCAATTCTTATCTTATTGCTATTATTAATTTTGATTAATAAAAAATTAGTTAAACTGATAAAAGAAAACGAGCTGAAATACCAGGAAAATAACATTTCTGATCTTAGATCTTATAGATTTTTTTCTAATTTCGCCGCTGACTTAAGATATTTTAAGGATATAGGAATCTACGATGGTCAAGATTTGGTCCTTGAAAAAGCGGATTACTACCAAAAAGAGATGATAAAATCATCAACCGATTACTTCAACAAAAACGGGATTTACACAGGGATTATGAATGTAAGCGCCAATGGCTCAATTATCTTGACTCTAATTTACCTGACCTATAAATTAATAGATAAGACAATTAGTCTTGCAAATTTCACTATGTATTTTAACTCCCTAATCCAGGTAATAAATGCAACTAACCTTATCCAGCAAAATTATGCTAAAGTAATTTCTGTAAATGCTCAACTAAAAGTATTTTTTGACTTCCTTGAAATGGAAGAAGGTCTCCTCGATAAGGGTCATATCGACCATATCGATACAAGTGAAGTTAGGATAAGATTTGATAATGTATCCTTTAAGTACCCAGCAAGTGAAGACTATGTCCTAAAGGATGCTACTTTTGAGATAAAAAACGGTGAGACAGTCGCCCTTGTAGGCAAAAACGGTGCCGGTAAGTCGACTATAGTCAAGCTCCTATGCAAGTTCTACGAACCTAGTGAGGGAAATATTTACCTAAATGATATAAATATCAAGGACATTAATACAAAAGAATACTACAAGATCCTATCCCCTACCTTCCAGGACTTTAGGCTCTTTCCTTTTAGGATAAGCGAAAATATTACAGGAATGCTAAAAGATGAGATAGAAGATAAGGATTACGAGAAGATGGATAAGTCTTTTGACCTACTTAAGCTCGCGAGTTGGATTGATAAATTAGTAGATAAAGAAGACACCTTCCTAACCTACCTATTCTCAGACGAATCAGTTGAGCCTTCGGGAGGAATCGGCCAAAAACTAGCCCTTGCCCGTTCCATGTATCATGAGGGTAAGTTTTTCATAATGGATGAGCCTACAAGTGCCCTAGATCCACGAAGCGAGGAGGAAATATTTGAAAACATGCTAAAAATCTCCAAAGGCCAGACGTCTCTTTTCATCTCCCACAGACTTTCATCAACCAAATATGCAGATAAGATTATAGTCTGCGATAAGGGATGCATTAGCGAAGAAGGAAGTCATGAAGAGCTTATGAAAAAAGATGGCTTGTACAAGGAAATGTTTACCAGCCAAGCAGACTTATACCTATAG
- a CDS encoding DUF4491 family protein: protein MEGIIIGVVTFFLIGIFHPLVIKGEYYFGKKINKYFALSGLIFVGISIYVNSLIPSIFAGVIACCCFWSIGEVNEQEKRVLKGWFKENPKRKEYYDNLRKNKNFDK from the coding sequence ATGGAAGGAATAATAATTGGTGTAGTAACATTTTTTCTTATAGGAATTTTTCATCCGCTTGTGATTAAGGGCGAATATTATTTTGGCAAAAAGATAAATAAATATTTTGCACTTTCCGGCCTTATTTTTGTAGGAATTTCTATATATGTTAATTCACTTATACCTAGCATTTTCGCAGGTGTAATTGCTTGCTGTTGTTTTTGGTCTATAGGTGAAGTCAATGAACAAGAAAAAAGAGTTTTAAAAGGTTGGTTTAAGGAAAATCCCAAGAGAAAAGAATACTACGATAATTTAAGAAAAAATAAAAATTTTGACAAATAA
- a CDS encoding helix-turn-helix domain-containing protein — MKIGDKLKEARLKKNMTQEEVAEKIFVSRQSISNWENNKTYPDIGNVIALSDLYEISLDELLKGSDNFMKHLEESTDLVKSNKKLIGIIILALITMIIIALFTEFLPERLNMVAIFVLSIILTGLIYSEIIKRF; from the coding sequence ATGAAGATAGGAGATAAGTTAAAGGAAGCGAGACTTAAGAAAAATATGACCCAAGAAGAAGTCGCAGAAAAGATTTTTGTATCTAGGCAATCCATTTCCAACTGGGAAAACAACAAGACCTATCCTGATATAGGAAATGTAATTGCCCTATCCGATCTATATGAGATTTCTTTGGACGAGCTTTTAAAAGGAAGTGATAATTTTATGAAGCACTTGGAAGAGTCAACTGACTTAGTAAAATCAAATAAGAAACTTATAGGAATAATAATACTCGCCTTAATTACTATGATAATCATCGCCTTATTTACAGAATTTCTGCCAGAAAGATTAAATATGGTAGCTATATTTGTCCTTTCCATAATTTTAACAGGCCTAATATATTCAGAGATTATAAAAAGATTCTAG
- a CDS encoding IS110 family transposase, with translation MSVMVQVETTNQKKEGNKMISIGIDIAKEKFTVCALEQGSKIIWKPFDVHLNKTKVEEFLKKLDTLNEEVKIIMEATGKYHLPILYELKDKEYFVSVVNPLKMKQFCRVLNFRKAKNDNIDAIQIAEYGLMYWKELQEYKVDSESFRILKELNRSYQHYMDLRINQMNFIDQTISQTFPGIKKLIPHASGDFSKDKLLDFLEIWWHKDLVLEKPEEKFIEDFKNWAKEKRYHPNADKAKSIYKLAEESISIQPSNSSYIKTSIQEGIELIKHINQILHTILSQMIEISEPLEEYQEAKKFSGISDKLAVQITAEFGDLSKFKNKKSLISFVGIDSPPYESGNFKADQRKITKRGNAILRKVGYQAMKCMMSAKDTENDIYLYMVKKEKDGKAKKICKFAGLNKFLRTYYAKVMASKQEKKLLKVA, from the coding sequence ATGAGTGTAATGGTGCAGGTAGAAACTACAAATCAAAAGAAAGAAGGTAATAAAATGATATCTATAGGAATAGATATAGCAAAAGAAAAGTTTACAGTCTGTGCACTAGAACAAGGTAGCAAAATCATTTGGAAGCCTTTTGATGTTCATCTTAACAAAACAAAAGTAGAAGAATTTTTAAAGAAACTAGATACGTTAAATGAAGAAGTAAAAATAATCATGGAAGCAACAGGTAAATATCATCTTCCAATCCTCTATGAATTAAAAGATAAAGAATATTTTGTAAGTGTAGTAAACCCTTTGAAAATGAAACAGTTTTGTAGAGTACTTAACTTTAGAAAAGCAAAAAATGATAACATAGATGCCATACAAATAGCAGAATATGGCTTGATGTACTGGAAAGAATTACAAGAATATAAAGTAGATTCAGAAAGTTTCAGAATTCTAAAAGAATTAAACAGATCCTATCAGCACTACATGGACTTAAGAATCAATCAAATGAACTTCATAGATCAAACAATAAGTCAAACATTTCCAGGAATAAAGAAATTAATACCACATGCTTCAGGAGACTTTTCAAAAGATAAACTATTAGACTTCTTAGAAATATGGTGGCACAAAGACCTAGTATTAGAAAAACCAGAAGAAAAATTCATAGAAGATTTTAAAAACTGGGCAAAAGAAAAGAGATACCATCCTAATGCTGATAAAGCTAAATCCATATACAAGCTCGCAGAGGAAAGTATCTCAATTCAACCTTCTAATAGCTCATATATAAAGACTAGCATACAAGAAGGGATAGAATTGATAAAACATATAAATCAAATTCTACATACTATTTTATCACAAATGATAGAAATTTCCGAGCCCTTAGAAGAATATCAAGAAGCAAAGAAATTCTCAGGAATATCAGATAAATTAGCAGTGCAAATTACAGCAGAATTTGGAGACTTATCAAAATTTAAAAACAAAAAAAGTTTAATATCATTTGTAGGAATAGATTCACCACCATATGAGTCAGGTAACTTCAAAGCGGATCAGAGAAAAATAACAAAAAGAGGCAATGCAATACTAAGAAAAGTAGGTTATCAAGCTATGAAATGCATGATGAGTGCAAAAGATACTGAAAATGATATATATCTGTATATGGTAAAAAAAGAAAAAGATGGAAAGGCTAAGAAGATTTGTAAATTTGCAGGATTAAATAAATTCTTAAGAACCTACTATGCAAAAGTTATGGCATCAAAACAAGAAAAGAAGTTATTAAAAGTAGCCTAG
- a CDS encoding SdpI family protein: MFYKNLLLYFVPAFFIITGFVCERVKDKKINDKYGYRSALSMKNKANWYYANDKMSKLCFILGAVFLLVGFLVQKYLEITTIRIIIILILEVLAYITCGIILENRLKEAHKK; this comes from the coding sequence ATGTTTTACAAAAATTTATTGCTTTACTTTGTGCCAGCTTTTTTTATAATAACAGGCTTTGTTTGCGAAAGGGTTAAGGATAAGAAGATTAATGACAAATACGGCTATAGGTCAGCTCTTTCTATGAAAAATAAGGCCAACTGGTACTATGCCAATGATAAGATGAGTAAGCTTTGTTTTATTCTAGGGGCTGTGTTTCTCCTTGTAGGATTTCTGGTCCAAAAATATCTCGAAATAACAACTATAAGAATAATAATAATTTTAATTCTGGAAGTACTTGCCTATATAACTTGCGGGATAATATTAGAAAATAGATTAAAAGAAGCCCACAAAAAATGA
- a CDS encoding replication-associated recombination protein A, whose protein sequence is MDLFELNRINQLEKSAPLADRLRPKDLSDYLGQNHLIGDGKIINRMIKADRIYSMIFYGPPGVGKTSLAKIISQKTNMAFEEISAVASGISDLKKKVQIAKDNLSFENKKTILFIDEIHRFNKSQQDYLLPYVEDSTLILIGATTENPYFEVNKALISRMYVFELKSLSDRDLSRLIDLALSKDEILKTKDIIIEDEARDTLIKYSNGDSRALLNALEIAIFSEDEIDGRIVIGKSSIENSTQKKIAVYDKNGDRHYDTTSAFIKSMRGSDIDAALFYLAKMLESGEDIKFIARRMIIFASEDISNADPNALVMAVNCFKATDTVGMPEARIILGQVVTYLAIDKAIDFVKNNKDREVPNKLKDTHYKGSANLVKDEYLYPHAYGGYVEQDYLPDEFIGESFYEAKKVGYEKEMIERLEKIKRGINED, encoded by the coding sequence ATGGATTTATTTGAACTTAATAGGATTAATCAATTAGAAAAAAGTGCTCCTCTGGCTGACAGGTTAAGGCCCAAAGACTTAAGTGACTACCTAGGTCAGAACCATCTTATAGGAGATGGAAAGATTATTAATAGGATGATCAAGGCGGATAGGATATATTCGATGATTTTCTATGGGCCGCCTGGAGTGGGTAAAACGAGTCTTGCTAAGATTATCTCCCAAAAGACTAATATGGCCTTCGAGGAGATATCTGCCGTGGCAAGCGGAATATCTGACCTTAAGAAAAAAGTACAGATAGCCAAGGATAATTTATCTTTCGAGAATAAGAAAACTATCCTTTTTATTGACGAGATTCACAGATTTAATAAAAGCCAGCAGGATTATCTATTGCCTTATGTAGAGGATTCAACACTAATTCTTATAGGAGCGACAACAGAAAATCCTTACTTCGAGGTAAATAAGGCCTTGATATCTAGGATGTATGTCTTCGAGCTAAAAAGCTTAAGTGATAGAGACCTATCAAGATTGATTGACCTTGCCCTTAGTAAAGATGAAATCCTAAAGACTAAGGATATTATAATAGAAGATGAGGCAAGAGATACTCTTATCAAATACTCCAATGGAGATTCCAGGGCCTTACTTAATGCTTTGGAGATAGCTATATTTTCAGAAGATGAGATTGATGGTAGAATAGTTATAGGAAAGAGCTCTATAGAAAATTCTACCCAGAAAAAAATCGCTGTCTACGATAAAAATGGAGATAGACATTACGACACGACCAGTGCCTTTATAAAATCTATGAGGGGGTCAGATATAGATGCAGCACTCTTCTATCTTGCCAAGATGCTAGAATCAGGAGAAGATATAAAGTTTATAGCAAGAAGGATGATTATATTTGCATCAGAAGACATATCTAATGCTGATCCAAATGCCCTGGTCATGGCGGTCAATTGTTTTAAGGCAACAGATACGGTAGGTATGCCAGAGGCTAGGATAATCCTTGGCCAAGTGGTCACATATCTTGCCATAGACAAGGCAATTGATTTTGTTAAGAATAATAAGGATAGAGAAGTACCAAATAAGCTTAAAGATACCCACTACAAGGGATCAGCGAATCTTGTAAAGGACGAATACCTCTATCCCCACGCTTACGGTGGCTATGTAGAGCAAGACTATCTTCCAGATGAGTTCATAGGAGAGAGCTTCTATGAGGCGAAGAAAGTTGGATATGAAAAAGAAATGATAGAAAGACTTGAGAAAATAAAGAGAGGGATAAATGAAGATTAG
- the leuS gene encoding leucine--tRNA ligase — MVEYNPNAIEKKWQKKWDDEKTFKSEIDNNKKKFYPLVEFPYPSGQGLHVGHPRPYTALDVVARKRRLEGENVMYPMGWDAFGLPTENYAIKNKIHPAKVTEDNIAHFKEQMKSIGFSFDWDREVNTTDPDYYKWSQWIFIQMYKHGLAYKNEMSVNWCPSCQVGLANEEVVDGKCERCGTEVVHKMKNQWMLKITEYADRLIDDLEEVDFEERIKASQINWIGRSHGCDVDFKIKDLDEKLTVYTTRPDTIFGVSYMVVSPEHPILDKYKERIKNFTEIEAYQEEAKKKSDFERSELNKDKTGVMIDGISAINPLNDKEIPIWVSDYVLMTYGTGAIMAVPAHDSRDFEFAKKFDMPIIPVYDTGEELPTTDINKGEAINSDFLNGLSASDAKKKAIEYVEEKGLGKAKTNFKLRDWVFSRQRYWGEPIPMIYCEEHGWVPVPEEELPVKLPDVPSYEPTATGESPLSEIEEFVNTTCPICGKPAKRETDTMPQWAGSSWYYLRYMDPNNKEAIASKEALDYYSPVDWYNGGMEHTTLHLLYSRFWHKFLYDIGVVPTKEPYKKRTSHGMILGSDHQKMSKSRGNVINPDDIVRDYGADTLRCYEMFMGDFSSMAIWSDEGVRGCRKYLERVFNLTDLVVDGEEYSKDLEVVINQTIKKVSEDYENLKFNTAIAKLMTLLNEMKSLGKITKKDFKTYITLLNPVAPHMTEELWEMMSYEGELNQTTWPSYDEDKLSFDSFEMPVQINGKVRATVMMDKDASKEDAIKSAQEDNNIKSYIEGKEIRKIIYVPGKILNIVV; from the coding sequence ATGGTTGAATATAATCCAAATGCCATAGAGAAAAAATGGCAAAAGAAATGGGATGATGAGAAGACTTTTAAGTCTGAGATAGATAATAATAAGAAGAAATTCTATCCTTTGGTAGAGTTTCCTTACCCATCAGGACAAGGCCTACACGTAGGACACCCTCGTCCATATACCGCCCTTGATGTCGTAGCTCGTAAGAGAAGACTTGAGGGAGAAAATGTAATGTATCCAATGGGATGGGATGCCTTCGGTCTTCCAACAGAAAACTACGCTATCAAAAACAAAATCCACCCAGCCAAGGTCACAGAAGATAACATTGCCCACTTCAAAGAGCAAATGAAATCAATCGGCTTTTCCTTTGATTGGGATAGGGAAGTAAACACAACAGATCCAGATTATTATAAGTGGAGCCAATGGATTTTCATTCAAATGTACAAGCATGGACTAGCCTACAAGAATGAAATGTCTGTAAACTGGTGTCCATCATGCCAAGTAGGACTTGCTAACGAAGAAGTAGTAGATGGTAAGTGTGAAAGATGCGGAACTGAAGTAGTCCACAAGATGAAAAATCAATGGATGCTAAAGATAACTGAATATGCAGATAGATTGATAGATGATCTAGAAGAAGTTGACTTTGAAGAAAGAATCAAGGCCAGCCAAATCAACTGGATTGGTAGGAGCCATGGTTGTGATGTAGACTTTAAGATAAAAGACCTAGACGAAAAGCTTACTGTCTATACAACAAGACCTGACACTATATTTGGTGTGTCCTACATGGTAGTAAGCCCTGAGCATCCAATTCTTGATAAATACAAAGAAAGAATCAAAAACTTCACAGAGATTGAAGCCTACCAAGAAGAAGCTAAAAAGAAATCTGACTTCGAAAGAAGTGAGCTTAATAAGGATAAAACTGGTGTAATGATTGATGGAATCTCTGCAATCAACCCACTAAACGATAAGGAAATTCCAATCTGGGTATCAGATTATGTCCTAATGACTTATGGTACAGGAGCAATAATGGCAGTTCCTGCTCACGACAGCCGTGACTTTGAATTTGCCAAGAAGTTTGATATGCCAATTATTCCGGTTTATGATACTGGAGAAGAGCTTCCTACAACTGATATAAATAAGGGAGAGGCGATTAATTCAGACTTTCTAAATGGCCTATCAGCAAGTGATGCTAAGAAAAAAGCAATCGAATATGTAGAAGAAAAAGGCCTAGGAAAGGCAAAGACCAACTTTAAGCTAAGAGACTGGGTATTTTCTCGTCAAAGATATTGGGGTGAACCAATACCTATGATCTACTGCGAAGAGCACGGTTGGGTTCCAGTTCCTGAAGAAGAGCTTCCAGTAAAGCTTCCTGACGTTCCTTCTTATGAGCCTACAGCTACGGGAGAATCTCCACTATCAGAGATAGAAGAGTTTGTAAACACAACTTGTCCAATCTGTGGTAAGCCTGCTAAAAGAGAAACAGACACCATGCCTCAATGGGCAGGATCAAGCTGGTATTATCTAAGATATATGGATCCAAATAACAAGGAAGCCATTGCAAGTAAAGAAGCCCTAGACTACTATTCACCAGTTGATTGGTACAATGGTGGAATGGAACATACTACCCTTCACTTGCTTTACTCAAGATTCTGGCACAAATTCCTCTATGATATAGGTGTCGTTCCAACAAAAGAACCTTACAAGAAGAGAACTAGTCATGGAATGATCCTAGGAAGTGATCACCAAAAGATGAGCAAGTCTCGTGGCAATGTAATAAACCCAGATGACATAGTAAGAGACTATGGGGCTGATACCTTAAGATGCTATGAGATGTTTATGGGAGATTTCTCATCAATGGCCATCTGGTCAGATGAGGGAGTAAGAGGATGTAGGAAATATCTTGAAAGAGTATTTAACCTAACAGACCTTGTAGTAGATGGCGAAGAATACAGCAAGGACCTTGAAGTTGTAATTAACCAAACTATAAAGAAGGTAAGTGAAGATTACGAAAACCTTAAGTTTAATACTGCTATAGCCAAACTTATGACCCTCCTAAACGAGATGAAATCTCTAGGCAAAATTACCAAGAAGGACTTTAAGACCTATATAACCCTTCTAAACCCAGTAGCTCCTCATATGACTGAAGAATTGTGGGAGATGATGTCTTATGAAGGAGAGCTTAACCAAACTACTTGGCCAAGCTATGATGAAGATAAGCTAAGCTTCGATTCATTCGAAATGCCAGTACAAATCAATGGTAAGGTAAGAGCTACAGTCATGATGGATAAGGACGCAAGCAAGGAAGATGCAATAAAGAGCGCCCAAGAAGATAATAATATCAAATCATATATCGAAGGAAAGGAAATTAGAAAAATAATTTACGTTCCTGGTAAAATCTTAAATATAGTTGTCTAA
- the asnS gene encoding asparagine--tRNA ligase, whose translation MKIRDILNEVDKYVDREVCVYGWMRNQRFGKNVGFIELNDGTTFKNLQVVVGSDIENYDELDKQYLSTSLEVKGVLVKTGNSKNPYEIQAKEVNVLGESSEKFPIQKQRQTLEFMRTIPHLRARTNTYRAVFRVRSILAYSLHKFFQERGFLYVNPPIVTSSDAEGAGEMFNITTIDPEDAPRNKDGSVDYSKDFFSKKSYLTVSGQLEAEDYALAFGDVYTFGPTFRAEESNTPRHAAEFWMLEPEMAFTDYNLAMDVAEDMIKYSINYLLENAPDEMNFFNTWIDKGLIERLEKVRDAEFARVTYTKAIELLQECGEKFEFPVEWGIDLQTEHERYLSEKIVGGPVFVTDYPKNIKAFYMKRNDDGKTVAAFDMLVPGVGELIGGSQREERYDELYKSMEENGLNPEEYENYLDLRRFGTVVHSGFGLGFERAVMYVTGMKNIRDVLAYPRYVRAFADKN comes from the coding sequence ATGAAGATTAGAGATATATTAAATGAAGTAGACAAATATGTTGATAGGGAAGTTTGTGTATATGGTTGGATGAGAAACCAAAGATTTGGTAAAAACGTTGGTTTTATCGAGCTAAATGACGGAACAACCTTCAAAAACCTACAAGTAGTTGTAGGAAGTGATATAGAAAATTACGATGAACTCGACAAGCAATACCTATCCACATCACTTGAAGTTAAGGGAGTTTTGGTAAAAACAGGTAATAGCAAAAACCCTTACGAAATCCAAGCGAAAGAAGTAAATGTATTAGGTGAATCTTCTGAAAAATTCCCTATCCAAAAGCAAAGACAAACACTAGAATTTATGAGAACTATCCCTCATCTTAGGGCTAGAACAAACACCTATAGGGCTGTTTTTAGGGTAAGGTCAATCCTTGCTTACTCTCTCCACAAGTTTTTCCAAGAAAGAGGCTTCCTATATGTGAACCCTCCAATAGTAACTTCTTCTGACGCAGAAGGAGCAGGAGAAATGTTTAATATAACGACTATCGACCCAGAAGACGCTCCAAGAAATAAAGACGGAAGTGTTGACTATAGTAAGGACTTCTTTAGCAAGAAGAGCTATCTAACAGTATCAGGCCAGCTTGAGGCGGAAGATTATGCCTTAGCCTTTGGAGATGTCTATACCTTTGGTCCAACTTTTAGGGCAGAAGAGTCAAACACTCCAAGACATGCCGCAGAGTTTTGGATGCTAGAGCCTGAGATGGCCTTTACAGATTATAATCTAGCTATGGATGTAGCAGAAGATATGATCAAGTATTCTATCAATTACTTATTAGAGAACGCTCCAGATGAGATGAACTTCTTCAATACCTGGATTGACAAGGGACTAATTGAAAGACTAGAGAAGGTTAGAGATGCAGAATTTGCTAGAGTAACTTATACAAAGGCAATTGAACTCTTACAAGAATGTGGCGAGAAATTCGAATTCCCAGTAGAATGGGGAATCGATCTACAGACAGAACATGAGAGATATCTTTCTGAAAAAATCGTGGGAGGACCTGTATTTGTAACAGATTATCCAAAAAACATCAAGGCCTTCTACATGAAGAGAAATGATGATGGCAAGACTGTTGCAGCCTTCGATATGCTCGTTCCAGGAGTAGGTGAATTAATAGGTGGTTCACAAAGGGAAGAAAGATACGATGAATTATACAAATCAATGGAAGAAAATGGCCTAAATCCAGAAGAGTACGAAAACTACCTAGACCTAAGAAGATTTGGTACAGTAGTTCACTCAGGCTTTGGACTAGGATTTGAGAGAGCTGTAATGTATGTTACAGGAATGAAAAATATCAGAGATGTACTAGCTTACCCAAGATATGTACGTGCCTTTGCTGATAAGAACTAG